From the Kitasatospora viridis genome, one window contains:
- a CDS encoding nuclear transport factor 2 family protein gives MTIAVAKLSDPVVRKVVEAINAGDRAAFLDLLAPGATMSDDGSDRELADWVDREIFSSRGHMEVQTEANGGRALVANFRNETWGEMRTAWRFEIAEGKVTRFETGQA, from the coding sequence ATGACGATCGCGGTGGCGAAGCTGAGCGACCCGGTGGTGCGCAAGGTCGTGGAGGCGATCAACGCGGGTGACCGGGCGGCGTTCCTGGACCTGCTGGCACCCGGGGCGACGATGTCGGACGACGGGAGCGACCGGGAGCTGGCGGACTGGGTCGACCGGGAGATCTTCTCCTCGCGCGGGCACATGGAGGTGCAGACCGAGGCGAACGGCGGCCGGGCCCTGGTGGCGAACTTCCGCAACGAGACCTGGGGCGAGATGCGGACCGCCTGGCGGTTCGAGATCGCCGAGGGGAAGGTCACCCGCTTCGAGACGGGCCAGGCGTGA